Proteins found in one Dryobates pubescens isolate bDryPub1 chromosome 1, bDryPub1.pri, whole genome shotgun sequence genomic segment:
- the GATA2 gene encoding endothelial transcription factor GATA-2: protein MEVATDQPRWMAHHAVLNGQHPESHHPGLAHNYMEPAQLLPPDEVDVFFNHLDSQGNPYYANSAHARARVSYSQAHARLTGSQMCRPHLIHSPGIPWLDSSKAALSAHHHNPWTVNPFTKTPLHPSAAGAPGAISVYPGSSTSSTASVSSLTPASHSGSHLFGFPPTPPKEVSPDPNSTSAASPSSSTGARQEDKDSIKYQVSLSEGMKMESASPLRSSLTSMGAQPSTHHPIPTYPSYVPAAHDYSSSLFHPGSFLGGPASSFTPKPRSKARSCSEGRECVNCGATATPLWRRDGTGHYLCNACGLYHKMNGQNRPLIKPKRRLSAARRAGTCCANCQTTTTTLWRRNANGDPVCNACGLYYKLHNVNRPLTMKKEGIQTRNRKMSNKSKKSKKGSECFEELSKCMQEKSSPFSAAALASHMAPMGHLPPFSHSGHILPTPTPIHPSSSISFGHPHPSSMVTAMG from the exons ATGGAGGTGGCCACGGACCAGCCTCGCTGGATGGCCCACCACGCCGTGCTCAACGGACAGCACCCTGAGAGCCACCATCCCGGACTGGCTCACAACTACATGGAACCAGCGCAGCTCCTACCTCCAGACGAAGTCGACGTCTTCTTCAACCACCTGGACTCCCAGGGCAACCCCTACTATGCCAATTCCGCCCATGCCAGGGCCAGGGTCTCCTACAGCCAGGCACACG CCCGCCTGACCGGGAGTCAAATGTGCCGGCCTCATCTTATACACAGTCCCGGGATCCCTTGGCTGGACAGCAGCAAGGCGGCACTGTCTGCCCATCACCACAACCCCTGGACCGTCAACCCCTTCACCAAGACACCTCTGCATCCTTCGGCGGCCGGGGCGCCGGGCGCCATCTCCGTGtaccctggcagcagcacgTCCAGCACCGCCTCTGTGTCTTCGCTAACCCCCGCCTCGCATTCCGGATCCCACCTCTTCGGCTTCCCCCCGACCCCTCCCAAGGAAGTGTCTCCGGACCCCAACTCCACCAGCGCTGCCTCCCCTTCGTCCTCCACCGGGGCCCGGCAGGAGGACAAAGACAGCATCAAGTACCAAGTGTCACTTTCGGAGGGGATGAAGATGGAGAGTGCCAGCCCACTCAGAAGCAGCCTCACCAGCATGGGGGCTCAGCCTTCCACACACCACCCCATCCCCACCTACCCTTCCTACGTTCCAGCCGCCCACGactacagcagcagcctctttcACCCCGGCAGCTTCCTGGGGGGACCCGCGTCCAGCTTCACCCCCAAGCCACGGAGCAAGGCCAGGTCCTGTTCGG AAGGCAGAGAGTGTGTGAACTGTGGAGCAACTGCTACCcctctctggagaagagacggcACTGGGCATTACCTGTGTAACGCCTGCGGGCTCTACCACAAAATGAATGGTCAAAACCGACCTCTCATTAAACCCAAGCGAAGGCTG TCAGCGGCGAGGAGAGCAGGGACTTGTTGTGCCAACTGTCAGACAACCACCACGACCTTATGGCGACGTAATGCAAACGGGGACCCGGTTTGTAATGCCTGCGGACTCTACTATAAACTGCACAAT GTGAACAGGCCTCTGACCatgaaaaaggaaggaattcagaccAGGAATAGGAAAATGTCCAACAAatcaaagaaaagcaagaaaggcTCTGAGTGTTTTGAGGAACTGTCCAAGTGCATGCAGGAGAAATCGTCtcccttcagtgctgctgccctcgCTAGCCACATGGCGCCCATGGGGCATTTGCCACCTTTCAGCCACTCTGGACACATCCTACCAACACCTACCCCCATCCACCCATCTTCCAGCATCTCATTTGGACATCCACATCCATCCAGCATGGTTACAGCCATGGGATAA